CGATAGTTTCAGACATACTCAGCCTAGTGAGCGCAGGACACAAATAACACATGAAGCACACATACCTGCACACGTGCTCGTCCCCTTCCTACCTAGTTTTTCAAAGAAGTTAGTTTGGCATTGAGAGTCAATTCTGCAGACTATTAGCATTTCCTCTTTTATATTTATGGGCATAGATGGCAATGCATTTAAATTATAGTTCATGTTAAACAGTTTAGTATGTTTAAAATGATGTTTCAAAATTGATGTTAtagaaactaatttttaaaaaaccaatctGCTTACAGTATGGTACAAAATCTTTCCTTAAAGCAATATACTTCACAGAGTGAAATGGGCCAGATCTTAGGAGCTGTATAGGTTTTTAGAGTTCCTTGATCTAATCCATGTATTCACATGTAATCTCATTTTGATTAGCTTTTCCATGTGGTATTCCCTATTATAGTAAGGTATTTCTCACAAATTATACAAATTTACAgcctaaatttatataaattatatgtctGTGGCCTAGAGTAGAAATATCAAACTCTAGAGAAGTGGTAGTGGTAATGCTGAAGATCTACATGGGTCTAAGGTGGTATGATTGTTTTTGGCACAGAATTATGTGACCCTGCACATTCAGTGATATTTTGCAAAGCATTTTAAGTAGTGAGTACATAGTAGACACACTTTCCAGGTAGTGCTCGTGGTAAACAGTCCACCCGCCAGTGCtgaagacgtaagagacacaggtttgatccctggaaaagagcatgacaacccactccagtattcttgtctggagagtcccatggacagaggaccctggtgggctgcagtccatggggttgcggagagttggacatgactgaagtgacttatttaGCATGCACTCGCACAGTAGGGTTACTGGAAACAAAATTTTTCATATTAGTTTTAATTGTGGCAAAGACTGGCCAGACCATACTGGAAAAGCCACTATGCCCTGTTTCTGCAGACCAGAGTGTGAGAAGAGAGAGATACGATGCTGCCTGCCTTGCAGGTCTGGTGTGCAGATCAAATGAAATGAATGATTTCTGTGGCAGTGCTTTGAGAATGCTGAAGATCTACATGGGTCTAAGGTGGTATGATTGTTTTTGGCACAGGAAAAAAGTCAGTCAGAGTATTTGAAGATCACTCAAGAAAAAGATCAGCAAGAATCGTTGGCCTTGGAAGAGTTAGAGTTGCAGAAGAAAGCAATCCTCACAGAGAGTGAAAATAAACTTCGGGACCTTAAACAAGAAGCAGAGACATACAGAACTGTAAGTTTAAACACTATTCAGGGCCCTGGGCTGTGGGGTTATTTGTATTAATACATGAAAACTCTTACTATCTCTACAGTCAATATAAAGTTGTAGCAAAGACTTTGTTTAGATACACATATACGTGTGctcctggaaatggcaacccgctccagtattcttgctggggaatcccgtgggcagaggagcttggtgggctagagtccatggggtcgcagagtcaggacgcagctgagcacgcacacatacgTACACTCCATTTTAGATAGTCAGAGCTATTTGTGGGAGTGGTTTGGTGTCTGCCTATGGTGCTCCTGACTCTCTGCCTTTGGTTGACTGTGTTTGTCAGGCACTCACTCCGATTCTGTGCCCTCAGTAAGCAGTGCAGCATCCTTGCTCCACTGCTTACTCACCTTCGTCCTTAGGAAGAGGCCTCCTTTTGTAGGCAGCACTTGCCCTGACACCTTCTTACCTCTTCACCTTCATCTCATGCCATGTCTGGACAtaattcattttctgtttgtatCAGTTTAGTTACCCTGTTGCTCTACTTTTAGACTTAATTTTTCTCCCGTTTTCCCATATTAAAAAATCATCCTGTGATGAGCAGGTAAGTATGTCTATCTCAGTGTTCACATTTTTAAGGCCCTCTGTTCTTTCTCTTAACAGTGCATGAAATATTTGACCTATTAGGAGTGAATTAATAGTACTTAGACTTTTTAAGCCTTTTTGCTCTGATTTAGACAGTGAAACAGTCTCAGTTCTTATGCGTATTTCTAAACTGTGTCTTACTAGCCCACTTCCAACATTTTGTAAGGTGGCATAGTCAAAGGGAATGGGTACTCAGGAGGCCTGCATCTTTCACTTGTTAgctttataaattaattataccTTAATTTCCTTACATGTCACATGAAGAGGTTGGATCTGATAATTTCTTAATACCATTCCAGTTCTGATATTCCTTGGCTCTGCCTTAATTAGCTCTTTTTCCTTCAATCAAGATTGATATTTTCATGAGATAATAATATTTTACTATTAACTTTTTCTAAACTACTTTGGTAAAATTTGGTAAATTACTTTGATGTAAGTTCCTTCTTTTTGAAAAACATGTTCTAAGTAATAATTTTTTGTGTAAAAGCcagatacattatttttctttcaaaattaagttATAAAAGTAATAGAATACTATAAtagggctttttaaaaacagaaaaaaacactgaTCTTTCAACCAACAATTACTGTTATCTAGTTTATCATTTCCCCCCGCCACTATCCGTTCAGAATGATTTTGAAAAGTAGATAGTTGAAATAGTTACCCAAATAGAATCTGGAATTATGAGCTGTGTAAAAAATAGAATGTTTTTTTTCATTACATGATTCCTTTAGGAACCGAGCACAGATTCTTTGCCCTTTCTGGTGTTTGATATGACACGCAAAATTGTTTATCTAAATTGTAATTTTTAAGGAGGTGTGGACATCGTGTTGTGTATATCATTgctaataaattaaaaacacatcTGTTTTCATTAACAGAGAATTCTCGAATTAGAAAGTTCTTTGGAAAAAAGcttgcaagaaaataaaaatcaatcagaAGATTTAACTAGTCATTtggaagctgaaaaaaataaGCACAATAAAGAAATTACTATCATGGTTGAAAAACACAAGACAGAATTGGAAAGTCTGCAGCATCAGCAAGATAACATTTGGACTGAAAAGCTCCAAGTCTTAAAGCAGCAGCatcagactgaaatggaagaacTTAGAGAAAAGTACgagcaagagaaagaaacattGGTGAAAGACAGAGAGACACTCTTTCAGGCCCAcatagaagaaatgaatgaaaagactTTAGAAAAGCTTGATGTGAAGCAAACAGAATTGGAATCATTATCGTCTGAACTGTCGGAAGTATTAAAAACGCGTGACAAGCTAGAAGAAGAACTTTCTGTACTAAAGGATCAAGCTGATCGAGTGAAGCAGGAATTAGAGGCCAAGCTGGATGAACAGAAAAATCATCACCAACAACAGGTTGACAATATCATTAAAGAACAAGAGATTTCTATCCAGAGAACTGAAAAGGCCTTAAAAGATGAAATTAACCAACTTGGGCTTCTTCTGAAGGAAAAGGACAGGCATTTAAAAGAACATCAGGCCCGTGTGGAAAGTTTAGAGGCAGACATCAAAAGGTCTGAAGGGGAACTCCAGCAGGCATCGACTAAGCTGGAGCTTTTCCAGTCACTGCAGAACACAACGCATgagcaggctaaagtccatgaggaGCAGCTGGCCCAGTTGCAGCAGCAGTTGTTGGATTTGGAAACAGAAAGAATTCTTCTTACTAAACAGgtagctgaagttgaagctcaaaAGAAGGATGTTTGTGCTGAGTTAGACGCTCACAAAATCCAGGTGCAGGATCTACTGCAGAAGCTTGAAAAACAGAATcgtgaaatggaagaaaaagtgaaatcttTAACCCAGCTCTCTGAATCCCAACTTAAAGATAACAACACAGAGCAGGAACAGAGAAAGCAACTcttaatggaaaaggaaaatgttattttacaaatgagagaaGCCcagagcaaagaaacagaaatactcAAACAGAAATTATCAGCCAAGGAGGACAGTATTCGTGTTTTGCAAGAGGAATATGAagccaaatttaaaaatcaagagaaaaagatggaaaaaattaagcagaaagcaaaggagatgcaagaaatattaaagaagaaattgTTGGATCAGGAAGCCAAACTTAAAAAAGAGCTTGAAAATACTGCTCTGGAgctcagtcagaaagaaaaacagttcaaTGCCAAAATTTTGGAAATGGCACAGGCTAACTCAGCTGGAATCAATGATGCAGTATCAAGACTGGAGACAAACCAAAAGGAGCAAATAGAAAGTCTCACTGAGGCACACAGGCGAGAGCTCGATGATTTCATAGCAGTCTGGGAACGGAAACTTAGTCAGCAAGCTGAAGAACTTCAGGAAAAACATGATATCCAGTTACAGGAGAAAGAACAAGAGGTAGCAGAACTGAAGCAAAAGATGCTCCTGTTTGGgtgtgaaaaagaagagatgaacAAGGAAATGGCATGGCTGAAGGAAGAGGGTGCTAGGCAGGATACCGCGTTAAAGGAATTACAGGGACAGTTGAAGCAGAATGCTGCTCTCATGGATTCTCTCACACAGAATGAGGCTAAACTAAAAGCTGAACTTGAAAAGCTGGAGGTTGACTTGAATGGCTCtctgaaggaaaacatttttcttcaagAGCAAGTAGCTGAACTGAAGGTGCTGGCAGAAAAAGACAGGCTCAAGGTTTTGGAGTTTACTGAGAAGCTGAAAACCACAGATGAAGAATTCCAGAGTCTGAAATCTTCACACGACAGCAGTAAGAAAAGCCTAGAGGACAAAAGCCTGGAATTCAAAAAACTGTCCGAGGAGCTAGCAGTTCAGCTAGACATTTACTCTAAGAAAACCGAAGCCTTACTACAGGCTAAAACAAGTGAGCTCATCGACATCAGCAGTAGTAAAATCAGTGCCATTCTCTCTAGAATCTCCCATTGTCAACAGCACACAGCTAAAGTGAAGGAGGCACTACTAAGCAAAACTTGCCAGGTTTCTGAATTAGAAGCACAACTTAGACAGCTAACAGAAGAGCAGAATATACTAAATAGTTCTTTTCAACATGCTGCACATCagttggaagaaaaagaaagtcagatTCAGAGCATGAAGGCTGATATCGAAGGTCTTGTTACAGAAAAGGAAGCCTtacagaaggaaggaggaaatcaGCAACAGGCAGCTTCAGAAAAGGAATCTTGTATCACACAGTTGAAGAAAGAGTTGTCAGAAAACATCAATGCTGTCACCATGATGAAAGaagagcttaaagaaaaaaaagctgagaTCAGCAGTCTTAGTAAACAGCTAGCTGATTTGAATGCTCAGCTTCAGAATAGCATCAGCCTAGCTGAAAAAGAAGCAGCCATCTCATCACTAAGTAAGCGACATGATGAAGCACAGCAGGAATTGCTGGATCAAGTGCGAGATTTATCTTTGAAAGTTGAAACTCTGAGTAAAGAGAAAACGTCTGCTCTGGAACAGGCAGATCACTTGTCCATTAAATTCTCAGAGTGGAAGAAGAAAGCACAATCAAGATTTACACAGTACCAAAATACTAGTAAAGAATTGCAGGTGCAGCTTgagttaaaaacaaaggaaaccagtGAAAAGGAAGAGCAGTTAACTTTATTGAAGGAGGACCTTGATCAGCAAAAGAAAAGATTTGAATATTTAAAGAGTGAGATGGAAGATAAGAAGAGTGAGATGGAGAAAAGGGATTTTAATTTAGAGACTGAGTTAAAAACTCAAACAGTGAGAATTGTGGAATTAGAGGAGCATGTTGCTCAGAAAACAATTGAAATTGAGTCCTTAAATGAAGTTCTTAAAAATTACCATCAACAAAAGGATAGTGAACAGAAAGAAATGATTCAGAAACTCCAACACATCCAAGAGTTAGGAGAAGAGAAGGACAACAGGGTTAAAGAGGCTGAAGAAAAAGTCTTAAGACTTGAAGAGCAAGCATCTTCCATGAAATCTGAACTTGAATCTGTGAAGAAAGAATTGGAACATGTGAATTCAAttgtgaaaggcaaagaagaagagTTAAAAGCATTGGAAGATAGACTTGAATTAGAAGGTGCTGCGAAATTAGCAGAATTGAAGAAAAAAGCTGAACAAAAGATTGCTGCCATCAAGAAGCAGTTGTTATCacaaatggaagagaaagaacagcaatacagaaaagacaaagaaagccaTCTGAGTGAGCTAACTACAAAACTgcaggaaagagacagagaaattcacatcttggaagaaaaactgaagtCCGCGGAAAGTTCACCACAATCTGAAACGTCAGTTGTACCCAGATTGTCAGAAAATGTGGCAGTGTGTACTGAGCAAGAAGAAGCAGATTCCCAAGGCTGTGTGCATAATGCATGTGAAGAAAAACTTGGTGTCTTACAAAGAAATTTAATTGAAAAGGAAATGCTAGTGCAGAGGCTGGagcaggaaaaagaagaaataatttcctCTCATTCTGAAATACAGTGCAGATACCAGGAGCTCTTAATAAAGATAGAACAGGCCGAAGCAAAACAACATGAGGATCGAGTGATGATAAATCAGCTTCAAGAAGaacttgaaggaaaaaacaagaaacactCCTTGGTTTCTTCCCAGCATTTGGAAGCAGAAGGAGACAAAAATAACGCAGGGGCAAAGCAGAACTTGGAAAATGTGGTTGACAATGTCCAGAAAACGCTACAGGGGGAGGACTTGACCTGTCAGATCTTGGAGCAAAAAATGAAAGAGCTGGATTCCTGCTTattgaaagagagggaaggacaCAGAATTGAAATCGAAGAGCTGACCTCAAAACTTGAAAGTTTACAGGCTctacaacagatgaatggaaaaagtaaACCCACAGAA
This region of Bos indicus isolate NIAB-ARS_2022 breed Sahiwal x Tharparkar chromosome 22, NIAB-ARS_B.indTharparkar_mat_pri_1.0, whole genome shotgun sequence genomic DNA includes:
- the GOLGA4 gene encoding golgin subfamily A member 4 isoform X2; translated protein: MFKKLKQKISEEQQQLQQALASPQPFSYITRRRKWHPTPVFLPGESHGRRSLASSSSSTPTRTRSRTSSFTESLDEGTPNRELLAGMIAEPAFLSEYTIFALDSSKQPKTQTESVNASFQATKSPDSVNGSEPTTPQSSDTQSFAQKLQLRVPSVESLFRSPVKESLVRSSSKESLVRTSSRESLNRFDLDSSAAFFDPPSDMESETEDSLGNLDSLSKEQLIQWLRRTERRLNGYKGKCCELVTAYQTLHREKKKLQGILSQSQDKALRRIGELREELQMDQQAKKHLQEEFDASLEEKDQYISVLQTQVSLLKQRLRNGPVNADLPKPLPQMEPEAEGVTKENTDSDVEPVVGDGASAKAVEALQQRVKRQENLLQRCKETIRSHKEQCAQLTSEKEALQEQLDERLQELEKMKELHMAEKTKLITQLRDAKNLIEQLEQDKGMVIAETKRQMHETLEMKEEEIAQLRSRIKQMTTQGEELREQKEKSERAAFEELEKALSTAQKTEEARRKMKAEMDEQIKAIEKASEEERVRLQQELSCVKQEVVDVTKKSSEQIAKLQKLHEKELASKEQELTKKLQTQETEFQEQMRIALEKSQSEYLKITQEKDQQESLALEELELQKKAILTESENKLRDLKQEAETYRTRILELESSLEKSLQENKNQSEDLTSHLEAEKNKHNKEITIMVEKHKTELESLQHQQDNIWTEKLQVLKQQHQTEMEELREKYEQEKETLVKDRETLFQAHIEEMNEKTLEKLDVKQTELESLSSELSEVLKTRDKLEEELSVLKDQADRVKQELEAKLDEQKNHHQQQVDNIIKEQEISIQRTEKALKDEINQLGLLLKEKDRHLKEHQARVESLEADIKRSEGELQQASTKLELFQSLQNTTHEQAKVHEEQLAQLQQQLLDLETERILLTKQVAEVEAQKKDVCAELDAHKIQVQDLLQKLEKQNREMEEKVKSLTQLSESQLKDNNTEQEQRKQLLMEKENVILQMREAQSKETEILKQKLSAKEDSIRVLQEEYEAKFKNQEKKMEKIKQKAKEMQEILKKKLLDQEAKLKKELENTALELSQKEKQFNAKILEMAQANSAGINDAVSRLETNQKEQIESLTEAHRRELDDFIAVWERKLSQQAEELQEKHDIQLQEKEQEVAELKQKMLLFGCEKEEMNKEMAWLKEEGARQDTALKELQGQLKQNAALMDSLTQNEAKLKAELEKLEVDLNGSLKENIFLQEQVAELKVLAEKDRLKVLEFTEKLKTTDEEFQSLKSSHDSSKKSLEDKSLEFKKLSEELAVQLDIYSKKTEALLQAKTSELIDISSSKISAILSRISHCQQHTAKVKEALLSKTCQVSELEAQLRQLTEEQNILNSSFQHAAHQLEEKESQIQSMKADIEGLVTEKEALQKEGGNQQQAASEKESCITQLKKELSENINAVTMMKEELKEKKAEISSLSKQLADLNAQLQNSISLAEKEAAISSLSKRHDEAQQELLDQVRDLSLKVETLSKEKTSALEQADHLSIKFSEWKKKAQSRFTQYQNTSKELQVQLELKTKETSEKEEQLTLLKEDLDQQKKRFEYLKSEMEDKKSEMEKRDFNLETELKTQTVRIVELEEHVAQKTIEIESLNEVLKNYHQQKDSEQKEMIQKLQHIQELGEEKDNRVKEAEEKVLRLEEQASSMKSELESVKKELEHVNSIVKGKEEELKALEDRLELEGAAKLAELKKKAEQKIAAIKKQLLSQMEEKEQQYRKDKESHLSELTTKLQERDREIHILEEKLKSAESSPQSETSVVPRLSENVAVCTEQEEADSQGCVHNACEEKLGVLQRNLIEKEMLVQRLEQEKEEIISSHSEIQCRYQELLIKIEQAEAKQHEDRVMINQLQEELEGKNKKHSLVSSQHLEAEGDKNNAGAKQNLENVVDNVQKTLQGEDLTCQILEQKMKELDSCLLKEREGHRIEIEELTSKLESLQALQQMNGKSKPTEVLEEGAEGKSTSHVVQPSSLSNMEADHNDLEFKLAGAEQEKRKLSQEVVKLQKDIRMLRKEHQQELDIIKKEYEKEMEEKIKQEQEDLELKHNSTLKQLMREFHTQLAQKEQELEMTIKETIDKAQEVEAELLESHQEETNQLYKKIAEKEDDLKRTAKRYEEILDAREEEMTAKVTDLQTQFEDLQKKYQQRLEQEETPGSDKVTIMELQTQLAQKTTLISDSKLKEQEFREQIHNLEDRLKKYEKNVYATTVGTPYRGGNLYHTDVSLFGEPTEFEYLRKVLFEYMMGRETKTMAKVITTVLKFPDDQTQKILEREDARLMSWLRPSS
- the GOLGA4 gene encoding golgin subfamily A member 4 isoform X6, with the protein product MFKKLKQKISEEQQQLQQALASPQPFSYITRRRKWHPTPVFLPGESHGRRSLASSSSSTPTRTRSRTSSFTESLDEGTPNRESSDTQSFAQKLQLRVPSVESLFRSPVKESLVRSSSKESLVRTSSRESLNRFDLDSSAAFFDPPSDMESETEDSLGNLDSLSKEQLIQWLRRTERRLNGYKGKCCELVTAYQTLHREKKKLQGILSQSQDKALRRIGELREELQMDQQAKKHLQEEFDASLEEKDQYISVLQTQVSLLKQRLRNGPVNADLPKPLPQMEPEAEGVTKENTDSDVEPVVGDGASAKAVEALQQRVKRQENLLQRCKETIRSHKEQCAQLTSEKEALQEQLDERLQELEKMKELHMAEKTKLITQLRDAKNLIEQLEQDKGMVIAETKRQMHETLEMKEEEIAQLRSRIKQMTTQGEELREQKEKSERAAFEELEKALSTAQKTEEARRKMKAEMDEQIKAIEKASEEERVRLQQELSCVKQEVVDVTKKSSEQIAKLQKLHEKELASKEQELTKKLQTQETEFQEQMRIALEKSQSEYLKITQEKDQQESLALEELELQKKAILTESENKLRDLKQEAETYRTRILELESSLEKSLQENKNQSEDLTSHLEAEKNKHNKEITIMVEKHKTELESLQHQQDNIWTEKLQVLKQQHQTEMEELREKYEQEKETLVKDRETLFQAHIEEMNEKTLEKLDVKQTELESLSSELSEVLKTRDKLEEELSVLKDQADRVKQELEAKLDEQKNHHQQQVDNIIKEQEISIQRTEKALKDEINQLGLLLKEKDRHLKEHQARVESLEADIKRSEGELQQASTKLELFQSLQNTTHEQAKVHEEQLAQLQQQLLDLETERILLTKQVAEVEAQKKDVCAELDAHKIQVQDLLQKLEKQNREMEEKVKSLTQLSESQLKDNNTEQEQRKQLLMEKENVILQMREAQSKETEILKQKLSAKEDSIRVLQEEYEAKFKNQEKKMEKIKQKAKEMQEILKKKLLDQEAKLKKELENTALELSQKEKQFNAKILEMAQANSAGINDAVSRLETNQKEQIESLTEAHRRELDDFIAVWERKLSQQAEELQEKHDIQLQEKEQEVAELKQKMLLFGCEKEEMNKEMAWLKEEGARQDTALKELQGQLKQNAALMDSLTQNEAKLKAELEKLEVDLNGSLKENIFLQEQVAELKVLAEKDRLKVLEFTEKLKTTDEEFQSLKSSHDSSKKSLEDKSLEFKKLSEELAVQLDIYSKKTEALLQAKTSELIDISSSKISAILSRISHCQQHTAKVKEALLSKTCQVSELEAQLRQLTEEQNILNSSFQHAAHQLEEKESQIQSMKADIEGLVTEKEALQKEGGNQQQAASEKESCITQLKKELSENINAVTMMKEELKEKKAEISSLSKQLADLNAQLQNSISLAEKEAAISSLSKRHDEAQQELLDQVRDLSLKVETLSKEKTSALEQADHLSIKFSEWKKKAQSRFTQYQNTSKELQVQLELKTKETSEKEEQLTLLKEDLDQQKKRFEYLKSEMEDKKSEMEKRDFNLETELKTQTVRIVELEEHVAQKTIEIESLNEVLKNYHQQKDSEQKEMIQKLQHIQELGEEKDNRVKEAEEKVLRLEEQASSMKSELESVKKELEHVNSIVKGKEEELKALEDRLELEGAAKLAELKKKAEQKIAAIKKQLLSQMEEKEQQYRKDKESHLSELTTKLQERDREIHILEEKLKSAESSPQSETSVVPRLSENVAVCTEQEEADSQGCVHNACEEKLGVLQRNLIEKEMLVQRLEQEKEEIISSHSEIQCRYQELLIKIEQAEAKQHEDRVMINQLQEELEGKNKKHSLVSSQHLEAEGDKNNAGAKQNLENVVDNVQKTLQGEDLTCQILEQKMKELDSCLLKEREGHRIEIEELTSKLESLQALQQMNGKSKPTEVLEEGAEGKSTSHVVQPSSLSNMEADHNDLEFKLAGAEQEKRKLSQEVVKLQKDIRMLRKEHQQELDIIKKEYEKEMEEKIKQEQEDLELKHNSTLKQLMREFHTQLAQKEQELEMTIKETIDKAQEVEAELLESHQEETNQLYKKIAEKEDDLKRTAKRYEEILDAREEEMTAKVTDLQTQFEDLQKKYQQRLEQEETPGSDKVTIMELQTQLAQKTTLISDSKLKEQEFREQIHNLEDRLKKYEKNVYATTVGTPYRGGNLYHTDVSLFGEPTEFEYLRKVLFEYMMGRETKTMAKVITTVLKFPDDQTQKILEREDARLMYTSPRSGIF
- the GOLGA4 gene encoding golgin subfamily A member 4 isoform X5, whose protein sequence is MFKKLKQKISEEQQQLQQALASPQPFSYITRRRKWHPTPVFLPGESHGRRSLASSSSSTPTRTRSRTSSFTESLDEGTPNRENASFQATKSPDSVNGSEPTTPQSSDTQSFAQKLQLRVPSVESLFRSPVKESLVRSSSKESLVRTSSRESLNRFDLDSSAAFFDPPSDMESETEDSLGNLDSLSKEQLIQWLRRTERRLNGYKGKCCELVTAYQTLHREKKKLQGILSQSQDKALRRIGELREELQMDQQAKKHLQEEFDASLEEKDQYISVLQTQVSLLKQRLRNGPVNADLPKPLPQMEPEAEGVTKENTDSDVEPVVGDGASAKAVEALQQRVKRQENLLQRCKETIRSHKEQCAQLTSEKEALQEQLDERLQELEKMKELHMAEKTKLITQLRDAKNLIEQLEQDKGMVIAETKRQMHETLEMKEEEIAQLRSRIKQMTTQGEELREQKEKSERAAFEELEKALSTAQKTEEARRKMKAEMDEQIKAIEKASEEERVRLQQELSCVKQEVVDVTKKSSEQIAKLQKLHEKELASKEQELTKKLQTQETEFQEQMRIALEKSQSEYLKITQEKDQQESLALEELELQKKAILTESENKLRDLKQEAETYRTRILELESSLEKSLQENKNQSEDLTSHLEAEKNKHNKEITIMVEKHKTELESLQHQQDNIWTEKLQVLKQQHQTEMEELREKYEQEKETLVKDRETLFQAHIEEMNEKTLEKLDVKQTELESLSSELSEVLKTRDKLEEELSVLKDQADRVKQELEAKLDEQKNHHQQQVDNIIKEQEISIQRTEKALKDEINQLGLLLKEKDRHLKEHQARVESLEADIKRSEGELQQASTKLELFQSLQNTTHEQAKVHEEQLAQLQQQLLDLETERILLTKQVAEVEAQKKDVCAELDAHKIQVQDLLQKLEKQNREMEEKVKSLTQLSESQLKDNNTEQEQRKQLLMEKENVILQMREAQSKETEILKQKLSAKEDSIRVLQEEYEAKFKNQEKKMEKIKQKAKEMQEILKKKLLDQEAKLKKELENTALELSQKEKQFNAKILEMAQANSAGINDAVSRLETNQKEQIESLTEAHRRELDDFIAVWERKLSQQAEELQEKHDIQLQEKEQEVAELKQKMLLFGCEKEEMNKEMAWLKEEGARQDTALKELQGQLKQNAALMDSLTQNEAKLKAELEKLEVDLNGSLKENIFLQEQVAELKVLAEKDRLKVLEFTEKLKTTDEEFQSLKSSHDSSKKSLEDKSLEFKKLSEELAVQLDIYSKKTEALLQAKTSELIDISSSKISAILSRISHCQQHTAKVKEALLSKTCQVSELEAQLRQLTEEQNILNSSFQHAAHQLEEKESQIQSMKADIEGLVTEKEALQKEGGNQQQAASEKESCITQLKKELSENINAVTMMKEELKEKKAEISSLSKQLADLNAQLQNSISLAEKEAAISSLSKRHDEAQQELLDQVRDLSLKVETLSKEKTSALEQADHLSIKFSEWKKKAQSRFTQYQNTSKELQVQLELKTKETSEKEEQLTLLKEDLDQQKKRFEYLKSEMEDKKSEMEKRDFNLETELKTQTVRIVELEEHVAQKTIEIESLNEVLKNYHQQKDSEQKEMIQKLQHIQELGEEKDNRVKEAEEKVLRLEEQASSMKSELESVKKELEHVNSIVKGKEEELKALEDRLELEGAAKLAELKKKAEQKIAAIKKQLLSQMEEKEQQYRKDKESHLSELTTKLQERDREIHILEEKLKSAESSPQSETSVVPRLSENVAVCTEQEEADSQGCVHNACEEKLGVLQRNLIEKEMLVQRLEQEKEEIISSHSEIQCRYQELLIKIEQAEAKQHEDRVMINQLQEELEGKNKKHSLVSSQHLEAEGDKNNAGAKQNLENVVDNVQKTLQGEDLTCQILEQKMKELDSCLLKEREGHRIEIEELTSKLESLQALQQMNGKSKPTEVLEEGAEGKSTSHVVQPSSLSNMEADHNDLEFKLAGAEQEKRKLSQEVVKLQKDIRMLRKEHQQELDIIKKEYEKEMEEKIKQEQEDLELKHNSTLKQLMREFHTQLAQKEQELEMTIKETIDKAQEVEAELLESHQEETNQLYKKIAEKEDDLKRTAKRYEEILDAREEEMTAKVTDLQTQFEDLQKKYQQRLEQEETPGSDKVTIMELQTQLAQKTTLISDSKLKEQEFREQIHNLEDRLKKYEKNVYATTVGTPYRGGNLYHTDVSLFGEPTEFEYLRKVLFEYMMGRETKTMAKVITTVLKFPDDQTQKILEREDARLMYTSPRSGIF